The following coding sequences lie in one Arachis ipaensis cultivar K30076 chromosome B05, Araip1.1, whole genome shotgun sequence genomic window:
- the LOC107640870 gene encoding uncharacterized protein LOC107640870: MADNLANPNASPSSNSAADFENFTAFIRQFSQFQAHLGRSSSSSAISDPISPYFLHPGESPGLALIPLKLTPQNYYQWSWSRDMWRALRSKNKVKFLDGSILKPGEGDPNFEAWDRGNNFLLSWINLSLSPEIAKSVMWISSAPDLWNNLKRRYSQGDTARFRNSIAC, from the coding sequence ATGGCAGATAATTTAGCTAATCCGAATGCAAGCCCTTCATCAAATTCCGCTGCAGATTTTGAGAATTTTACCGCTTTCATACGTCAATTCTCTCAGTTCCAGGCACATCTTGGCAGATCTAGTtcctcttctgcaatttctgatCCGATTAGCCCTTATTTTCTTCATCCAGGAGAAAGTCCTGGTTTGGCTCTAATTCCGCTTAAATTGACACCTCAAAATTATTATCAGTGGTCGTGGTCGCGCGATATGTGGAGAGCACTCAGATCGAAGAACAAGGTGAAATTCCTCGATGGATCCATTCTAAAACCAGGTGAAGGTGATCCTAATTTTGAAGCATGGGATAGGGGTAACAATTTTCTCCTCTCCTGGATCAACCTCTCTCTCAGCCCTGAAATCGCTAAGAGCGTGATGTGGATTAGCTCAGCTCCAGACTTGTGGAATAATTTAAAACGTCGTTACTCACAGGGAGATACAGCAAGATTTAGGAACTCTATAGCATGCTAG